The following are from one region of the Populus trichocarpa isolate Nisqually-1 chromosome 8, P.trichocarpa_v4.1, whole genome shotgun sequence genome:
- the LOC18101333 gene encoding SEC12-like protein 1, which yields MESGQGTVTCGSWIRRPENLNLAVLGRSSKKKNSASPSVLEIFSFDTETTSLSTSPQVTYVFEETEGELVTIAVHPSGDDLVCSSTKGGCKLFELQCQETNLKLLAKDLPPLQDVGPQTCMAFSVDGSKFATGGVDGRLRILEWPSLRIILDEPKAHKSVRDMDFSLDSEFLASTSTDGSARIWKAEDGSPVVSLTRNSDEKIELCRFSKDGTKPFLFCAVQKGDKAVTAVYDISTWNKIGYKRLLRKPASIMSISLDGKYLALGSKDGDVCVAEVKKMEVSHLSKRLHLGTCITSLEFCPGQRVVLTTSDEWGAVVTKLNVPADWKEWQIYLLLVVLFLASAVAFYIFFQKSDSFWNVPPGRDQPGKQFEILDPQYSEDAFGPVDM from the exons ATGGAGTCAGGACAGGGAACTGTGACATGCGGGTCATGGATCCGGAGACCCGAGAACTTGAATCTTGCTGTGCTTGGCAGGTCAtcgaagaagaaaaattctGCCTCTCCTTCTGTTCTCGAGATCTTCTCTTTTGACACCGAGACAACTTCTCTCTCAACCTCTCCTCAG GTAACTTATGTGTTTGAAGAAACAGAAGGTGAACTGGTGACAATTGCAGTGCATCCAAGTGGAGATGATCTTGTGTGTTCTTCAACTAAAGGTGGATGCAA ATTGTTTGAGTTGCAGTGtcaagaaacaaatttaaagttgCTAGCCAAAGATTTACCTCCTCTCCAAGATGTTGGTCCACAGACATGCATGGCTTTCAGTGTTGATGGGTCTAAGTTTGCCACTGGTGGGGTG GATGGGCGTTTAAGAATTTTGGAGTGGCCAAGTTTGCGCATCATTTTGGATGAACCAAAAGCACACAAATCTGTCAGGGATATGGATTTTAG CCTGGATTCAGAGTTCCTAGCGTCAACATCTACTGATGGTTCAGCAAGAATATGGAAAGCAGAAGATGGTTCACCTGTGGTTTCTTTGACTCGCAACTCA gatgaaaagattgaattgtGCCGCTTCTCCAAGGATGGGAcaaaaccatttttattttgtgctgTGCAGAAAG GTGATAAAGCTGTCACTGCAGTTTATGACATAAGTACATGGAATAAAATTGGGTATAAGAGGCTACTTAGAAAGCCTGCTTCCATCATGTCTATCAGCCTGGACGGGAAATATCTTGCTTT aGGAAGCAAGGATGGAGACGTGTGTGTAGCGGAAGTTAAGAAAATGGAGGTTTCCCACTTGAGTAAGAGGCTGCACCTGGGTACATGTATCACGTCACTAGAGTTCTGTCCCGGTCAAAG GGTTGTGCTCACTACTTCCGATGAATGGGGAGCAGTGGTGACTAAGTTGAATGTTCCTGCAGATTGGAAAG AGTGGCAGATATATTTACTGCTAGTAGTACTATTTTTGGCATCTGCTGTTgcattttacattttctttcagaaGTCTGATTCATTTTGGAACGTTCCACCTGGAAGAGATCAACCTGGGAAACAGTTCGAAATTTTAGATCCACAGTACTCTGAAGATGCATTTGGGCCTGTAGATATGTGA
- the LOC112328431 gene encoding uncharacterized protein LOC112328431, with product MAPIFAYLGEESSLNDDLGSIGILSDNVARFGALQVYIEHRLYGESIPEALKAKNLRGYCSSAQALPDYAEVLLHIKKKYPADSTPVMVFGGSYGGLRKPLDAAEELKNFLDSFFSVAAQYDRPPRYPVDPVCKGIDSAPEGSDVLDKIFSGIVAYFREKPCYNLDAFFSAETLDGWTWRTCSELVMPIGRGNNDTMFLGF from the exons ATGGCTCCAATATTTGCCTATCTCGGAGAGGAATCCTCTTTGAATGATGATCTTGGTTCTATAGGAATCCTCTCTGATAATGTAGCTCGATTTGGTGCTTTACAAGTGTACATAGAG CATCGTCTCTACGGAGAATCAATCCCCGAAGCACTAAAAGCCAAAAATCTCCGCGGATACTGCAGCTCTGCTCAAGCTTTACCAGATTACGCTGAAGTGCTCCTacacattaagaaaaaatatccgGCCGATTCCACCCCAGTTATGGTTTTTGGAGGATCATACGGAGGATTGAGgaa ACCACTGGATGCTGCTGAAGAGTTGAAAAACTTTTTGGACAGTTTCTTTTCAGTAGCAGCTCAATATGATAGACCTCCAAGATACCCAGTTGACCCTGTTTGCAAAGGTATTGATTCAGCTCCAGAAGGAAGTGATGTACTCGACAAGATATTTTCTGGAATCGTTGCTTACTTCCGAGAAAAGCCTTGCTATAATCTGGACGCATTCTTTTCAGCAGAAACACTGGATGGCTGGACTTGGCGg ACATGTAGCGAACTTGTGATGCCGATTGGTCGTGGTAACAATGATACCATGTTTCTAGGCTTCTAG
- the LOC18101334 gene encoding phosphoglucan phosphatase DSP4, amyloplastic isoform X2, with the protein MNCRHCLPRSSSALPLQGFNFYQRRPSSPSLFSLNMGTKNSSDLRLRVSVKAIPSSPSSAEMSGADAEEEEEKSEIYSHDMTEAMGAVLTYRHELGMNYNFIRPDLIVGSCLQTPEDVDKLRKIGVKTIFCLQQDPDLEYFGVDISAIQDYAKACGDIQHLRAQIRDFDAFDLRKRIPAVVSKLYKAINRNGGVAYIHCTAGLGRAPAVAMAYMFWFQGYKLSDACDLLLSKRSCFPNLDAIKNSTADILTGLRKKLVTLKWKDDKCCTVEISGLDIGWGQRIPLELDEEQGFWILKRELLEGRYEYKYIVDGEWTINKHELVTTQNKDGHVNNYVQVLDDDTDSANAALQKSLTGDDPNLTGDERLRIRRFLEALPEDEG; encoded by the exons ATGAACTGCCGTCACTGTCTCCCAAG ATCATCCTCTGCCTTGCCTTTGCAAGGCTTCAATTTTTACCAAAGAAGACCATCTTCACCATCATTATTCTCTCTTAACATG GGAACCAAGAATTCTAGTGATTTGCGGTTACGTGTATCTGTGAAG GCAATTCCCAGCTCACCATCCAGTGCTGAGATGAGCGGTGCTGATGctgaggaagaagaggagaaatCTGAGATATACAGTCATGACATGACTGAAGCTATGGGGGCTG TTTTGACCTATAGGCACGAACTAGGAATGAACTATAACTTCATTCGTCCAGATTTGATTGTCGGATCATGCCTACAG ACTCCTGAAGATGTTGACAAGCTTCGAAAAATTGGAGTCAAAACCATATTTTGCTTACAGCAAGATCCAGACTTGGA ATATTTCGGGGTAGATATTAGTGCCATTCAAGACTATGCCAAGGCATGTGGTGACATTCAGCATTTGCGGGCACAGATAAG GGATTTTGATGCATTTGATTTACGGAAAAGGATTCCAGCTGTCGTCAGCAAATTATACAAAGCCATAAATCGAAATGGAGGTGTGGCATATATACATTGCACTGCCGGACTGGGCAGAGCACCTGCTGTTGCG ATGGCATACATGTTCTGGTTTCAGGGCTACAAGCTCAGTGATGCCTGTGATTTGCTCctg AGCAAACGCTCGTGCTTCCCAAATCTGGATGCTATCAAAAATTCAACCGCAGATATA CTTACAGGCCTTAGAAAGAAGCTTGTCACTTTGAAATGGAAAGATGACAAGTGTTGCACAGTGGAAATTTCTGGGCTTGACATTGGATGGGGCCAG AGGATACCCTTAGAATTAGATGAGGAGCAGGGTTTTTGGATTCTCAAGAGGGAATTGCTG GAGGGACGCTATGAATACAAGTACATTGTTGATGGTGAGTGGACCATCAACAAACATGAGCTAGTTACCACTCAGAACAAAGATGGCCATGTCAACAATTATGTTCAG GTTCTTGATGATGATACAGACAGTGCTAACGCTGCACTACAGAAGAGTTTAACCGGTGATGATCCAAATCTAACAGGAGACGAACGGTTGAGAATTAGAAGGTTTCTGGAAGCTCTTCCTGAAGATGAAGGGTGA
- the LOC18101334 gene encoding phosphoglucan phosphatase DSP4, amyloplastic isoform X1, translating to MNCRHCLPRSSSALPLQGFNFYQRRPSSPSLFSLNMAGTKNSSDLRLRVSVKAIPSSPSSAEMSGADAEEEEEKSEIYSHDMTEAMGAVLTYRHELGMNYNFIRPDLIVGSCLQTPEDVDKLRKIGVKTIFCLQQDPDLEYFGVDISAIQDYAKACGDIQHLRAQIRDFDAFDLRKRIPAVVSKLYKAINRNGGVAYIHCTAGLGRAPAVAMAYMFWFQGYKLSDACDLLLSKRSCFPNLDAIKNSTADILTGLRKKLVTLKWKDDKCCTVEISGLDIGWGQRIPLELDEEQGFWILKRELLEGRYEYKYIVDGEWTINKHELVTTQNKDGHVNNYVQVLDDDTDSANAALQKSLTGDDPNLTGDERLRIRRFLEALPEDEG from the exons ATGAACTGCCGTCACTGTCTCCCAAG ATCATCCTCTGCCTTGCCTTTGCAAGGCTTCAATTTTTACCAAAGAAGACCATCTTCACCATCATTATTCTCTCTTAACATGGCA GGAACCAAGAATTCTAGTGATTTGCGGTTACGTGTATCTGTGAAG GCAATTCCCAGCTCACCATCCAGTGCTGAGATGAGCGGTGCTGATGctgaggaagaagaggagaaatCTGAGATATACAGTCATGACATGACTGAAGCTATGGGGGCTG TTTTGACCTATAGGCACGAACTAGGAATGAACTATAACTTCATTCGTCCAGATTTGATTGTCGGATCATGCCTACAG ACTCCTGAAGATGTTGACAAGCTTCGAAAAATTGGAGTCAAAACCATATTTTGCTTACAGCAAGATCCAGACTTGGA ATATTTCGGGGTAGATATTAGTGCCATTCAAGACTATGCCAAGGCATGTGGTGACATTCAGCATTTGCGGGCACAGATAAG GGATTTTGATGCATTTGATTTACGGAAAAGGATTCCAGCTGTCGTCAGCAAATTATACAAAGCCATAAATCGAAATGGAGGTGTGGCATATATACATTGCACTGCCGGACTGGGCAGAGCACCTGCTGTTGCG ATGGCATACATGTTCTGGTTTCAGGGCTACAAGCTCAGTGATGCCTGTGATTTGCTCctg AGCAAACGCTCGTGCTTCCCAAATCTGGATGCTATCAAAAATTCAACCGCAGATATA CTTACAGGCCTTAGAAAGAAGCTTGTCACTTTGAAATGGAAAGATGACAAGTGTTGCACAGTGGAAATTTCTGGGCTTGACATTGGATGGGGCCAG AGGATACCCTTAGAATTAGATGAGGAGCAGGGTTTTTGGATTCTCAAGAGGGAATTGCTG GAGGGACGCTATGAATACAAGTACATTGTTGATGGTGAGTGGACCATCAACAAACATGAGCTAGTTACCACTCAGAACAAAGATGGCCATGTCAACAATTATGTTCAG GTTCTTGATGATGATACAGACAGTGCTAACGCTGCACTACAGAAGAGTTTAACCGGTGATGATCCAAATCTAACAGGAGACGAACGGTTGAGAATTAGAAGGTTTCTGGAAGCTCTTCCTGAAGATGAAGGGTGA